The Candidatus Binataceae bacterium genome contains the following window.
GCGATCGAGTCCGTGATCACGGTCATGCCGCTGGCTGCGCGCCCGGCTCTTGATGATGTCTTTCGACTGCTGGCGCTCGCGAAGATTCCGCTCGTGGTCTTGCGATAACTCCCAGCGTGCTTCGCCAAGCCGCCGGGCGAGTCCAATGCCTTCGAGGAACTGCAATCGTGCCAGCTCCTGCTCTGCTCTCACGCGGGAAGCATCGCTCGCGGTTGGAACTGTTCGTAACTTACGACGCCAGACCCGTTCGCCTTGCGCTGTAGGGTTCGATCGATTTCGGTCCATTGCTCTTTCAGGATGACGCGCTCGCGCGCACGCAGGACCTCGGGTTCAAGTCGCGGGCCGAGACTCCCTCGTCACGATCTCTTGGCTTCGTCCGCGCATGCCGAGCTTCAGGTATTCACGGTCGATCTGCAGCGGCCGTCCGTCATCGCGAACGCCTCGCACAAGCAGATGGATATGGTCGTCGTCGGTGTTGTGATGATCGATGGCGGCCCACTGGAGCTTGGTATCGAGATCACGCTCCATCTTTTCGAGCAAGCCGCGCACGTGTTCCTGAAGATCCAGCCTAGAGGCGTCCTCCGGCGAGACGATGAAGCGCCAGAGCAACTGGTCCTTCTTCTCCCAGTCGCGCACGACGGCGACCATATCGATAGCGTCGTGCTCAGCATCGAAGCCCTGACCCTTGTCCTGCTCGCGCTGTGCTCCTGAGCGCGACAGGTAGCGGGCATGGGCCGCCCAACCGCCGGTATGATCGTTGCGCTTGAACGACGCTTTGACCACGGAACGGCGAGAGTAGGCGTGTGGGTCCAGGGCGACCCGGCGCCATGTCTGTCCGCCGCTGAGACTGCCCCACGATTTGCGCCGAATTCCCCACCTTACCCGCACTCGCCGCAACGCAACCGCCCACCACGGAATCAGCGGACGCGGACGCTCCGTCGGCGCGAGACGGAGCTTGATATCGACCTCCTTCTGGCCGAAGAACCTACGCCGGCTCATGCGTCGACTCCGTGAGCAATGCGCTCAGGCTGGCAATGAGCTGCGCCGAATTCTCTGGCGCGTGTTCGTGCAGAGCCTCGATGATTTCTCTGACCTGCGCACTGCTGAGTGTGACCGAATGAAGTTCCTTTGCGCGGCTCCACGACTTCCACGCGCGCTTGCTGGTGGCCCGCTCTTCGAGCCGCTCTCGTCCGGCCGCTGCGACCCGTGCGCGCTGCGCCGCGTCGAGGGTTGCCCTCTCGTGCGAGACGCTGAGCAACGCTCCGAGCAGGAAGTCCGGAGGCTCGCGGTCAAGGCCGGCTATTGCTACCAATCCGCCAAGATTGGCGAGGTGATGGACTCTGAGTCCTTGCTCGTGGCTATGTCCGTTTGTCGCCATGATCACCACGCGAGAATCGGCTGGAGAACTCCCCGAACTCCCGAAAGCGGAACCGGTCCGAAGTAGCGGGCGTCCCAGCTACGAGCGTTATTGAAACCGAATAGCCAGACTTCGCCGGGCGCGACCTGGTGGGTCCCCCAAGACACATGCTGGAGCGGTCGGCCCATGCTGTCGCGCGCTGCCACGGCGCTGTCAGCGAACGTCTTTCCGTCGACTGAAACGCAGTCGGGCAGCACTTCCAAAATGTCACCTGGAAGCGCTCCGATGATTTTCGCGACCGGCTCGGCTCCGCCTGGGCAATCGCCTTTGGAGAGGTAACCGCGAGCTAGTCCTTCCTGTGCGATCGATGGCGGTAGGCAGGCTCCAACCAGCTCACCGCGATCAACAGATACTCCATGCACGATTCGGTAAATCCCTGCCGGCGCGGCGCTGTCGGTAAGTGAAATGCGCAAGCTAAGGACTCTTCCCAGCGCGACCATGAAGGCCATTGCAATCACTGGTCCGAGCATCTTTAAGACGGGTCTGCGCGCGTGCCAAAAGCACTCGAAATGCAGTCTTGAAACGACCTGATCTAAGGTGCTTTTCGCCGTACTGTGCCGCTGGCCGCTCCAGATGCCCTGAAGTGGGGGAAAGGCCGTGAGAAGGTTGGAGAAAACGACGGATCTGCGGCACTGCACCGCAGATGCTTTATCTTGCTCTACGAACGAACGCCCTTTACCCCACTCCTTCACCACTCCAAACGCAGCACTCAGAGCCCTCCGTCCGCCCGCAGCAGATCTCAGCACTTCGATCACAGATCCCACTCCATTCCGAACTCTGACGCACATCGCTTTACACTCCGCCTTGACCATCAGCAGCGCTGGCGGGCAGCTTCCGATCTGAATGAACCAGTCCGTTCGCTTTTGCAGGCTTTCGAGAACGGTCTTTCTCCGTGGCGTTCCCCTCCAACCCATCCATCTCGTCGCGCACCTGCCGCGTCAGCCGAATGATCGATTCGCAGATGGTCCCATTCAGATCGAAGCCCGCCTCGCTTGTGCGCTCGCGAAGCCGATCGATCTCCGCCTTCACTGAAGCCGGCACGCGCAACGTGATCGTCTCGGTCGGTTCTTCCTTGCGTTTCAGCACTCCCATCGTCGTTCTCCTTGATTCGGCTTTGTGTTCGTCTTGTGCACAATCTCGTACGAGGTGCGTGTACGATTTGTGTACGTTCAACCCTTGTAGGCTCCGGGGAATACGAGGTCCTCGGTGACCATCACGTTGAATTGATAACCTGGCCGGATTTCGATCGTCGGTGGCCGATTCATCCCCTGGCCGATCATCTGTTGACCCACAGCGCCGAACTGCCCCGATGCGGCAGAGCCGGCCATCTCGCTCGCCATAGCCCACTGATTCGGCTGGTAGTAGCCGTACGGTCCGTACGAAGCGCCACTGCCACCAAACGTCGCCATCTGTCCGACCATTTGGCCGGCGCTGATGAGACTCATGAGCGCCGCGGTGCTGAAGGTTCTCAGGTAGTGGTTGTTCCCCTCGTCCGTGAACCCTGCGTAACCACCCTGATCCGCTCCCGCCATCTGCGGGAGATTCATGCTCGAGGTGTTCGGGAAGATGAGCCGCTGCCACGCGATCTCGACGCGTTGCTGTCCGTAGGCGGACGCGTACTGGTACACACCGATGAGTCTGCTCCCCTGCGGGACGAGCAGATATTTTCCGGTGGCGCTGTCGAAGACGTTCTGACTGACCTGGGCCAGGATGGCCCCGGCAAATCGGAGTCGATCCCGCTTACGAGTACGGCTGGAATCACGCTTCCCGCCATAACCGAGAATGGTGATGCGGGCGGATGAAGTGTCACGGTGGGATCTGTCGAATTACCAGGGTTGAAGTTCGTGCTCTGTTGGCCATCCGCGCGGGCGATTTCCAGCGTTCCGCCTCCATGGAACGCGGAGACCATCTGCGGCGATTCGAGTGCCTTCATGTACTTCTCTTCGGCCCATTGCGCGTAACGGCTTGGGGGTCGCGGCGGTGTTTGTTGAATGGTCGTTTGCGCGGGTGCAACGACGGCCGGAGGCGGTACGAAAGTCGGTGCTGTCGGTGCCCTGCCGCCATGCGCCGCAAGATCCGCGATCTCGCCGTTGTTGCGTGCCGATGCTCCGGGAGCGTCGGTCGGCTTCTGCAGCGCACTCTGCCCGGAACCGGATGACTCGACGCCGAGCGCCACCACCACGCCGCTCACGATCGCGACGGCGGCGAACGCGATCAGTATGAGCCGGTTGAAGCGGCCACCTCCGGGATGCTCCTGCTCCAGCAAGTCTTCCGGTTCGTCCTGAAGATCGCCCGGGCCGTCGAGTCTGATATTCGCAGTCGCCATGGTCTCACCTCGCCCCTCCCGCGTAGCTGATCGTCACGCGGTCTTGGTCACGTCCGACTCCTGATACGAGAATTGCGTCGGTGACCAATCGATCGACGACGTAGTAGTTTCCCTTGACCCTGTAGTTCACCATCTGCGTCCCGCTGCTTGCGTTCACAAGCAGCGCCGGCGCCTCGCTCGAATTCATTCCTGGCGGCATCTGGATGTACACGTGCGAACCGTCATCGAAGGCGCGGATCGGCTTCCACGGAACGTTCGGTCCGCCAACCGTGTACGCGAAGTTGAGTTGTGCCGGATCGACGTTGGCAACCTTCACCATGTTGCCGGAGTCATCGCCCGGCGGATCGGCTGCCGCATCATGTTGTGCCTTCGACGCGGAGTCGGCATTTTTCATCCCCGTGATCAGCTCGTCGGGGTAGTAGAACTCGACCTCCTGCACCGCGTGGCTTCCGCGCGAGCGGAGCAGCAAGTGGTAGATGTGCTTCGTCGTGTAGATCGTGAGGTTGGTTTGGATGCCGGAAGCTTGCGGCTTAACTGCGAGATGCGGTACGGGATCTCGCGGGTCTCCAGAGGAGGCGGGCGTTGCCATCCAACGCTCGCTGTCACCAATCGCAACGTCGGTGATCGTCTCGCCCGGCTGCAGCTGAATGTCTGAAGTTCGTAGTGGCTCGCAATCGACCGTGGGCGGAGGGCCTTGGTTATACGGATAGAGCGTGTAAGCAGGCGTCTTGTAGATTGGCCAATCGCCGCTGTTGTCGTGCTGTTTGATTGCCTGCCGAACTTCGGGCGGCTGTGCTGCAAGGACCTGCTCCGCGGTTGGCGGAGCTGGCGGCGCTTCCGGTTTGGGTTCGGCCTCGGTGACCAGGTTCAGCGCCGGCGGTGTTGGTGGCTGTTTCGCCGCGCACGCTCCCAACGTCAGCGCCAAGGTGATCGTTCCTGCGATGGCGATCCGTCTCATCGATCGGCCTCCTATTCTGTTGCCGGCCTATCCTTGCTGTTCGGTCCAGCTGATCTGCGTCACGCAAAACCCAAGAGGGTTGCTGACGATCGCGTCATCGGAGCTCGGCGGAACAATTTCAGTTTCAAGCGCCGCCTCCCAGTGGGACGCTGACCCGATGGCGATCCCGTTCAGATCACGCTGCTGTTCGGTCCATCGCACCTGATAGCTGCGTGGCGAGAGCTGAAGGATCGAATCGATCTGAACGGAAACGGTCTGCTTCTCCGCGATCTTGAACGGGTTATGGGAGAAGTTGTCGGAGTGATAGTACTCGTCGAAAAAGCGGTCTGCGGCGCCGCGCGTATGCGCGAGCAGCGCGTTCAGCATCTGATGCTCGACCTGCGCGTCGCTGGTGACTGAGCGTGCGTCGCGGATAAAGGCGGCGACTTCGTAGCGCTCCATTCGCGCGGTCACGTCCGGCAACGCAACCGGCGTGAGGGGTTGCGGCACCGTCAGCGCATATCCGAGCTTGTCGACTTCAACGACGTAGGGGATATACCGGCTGTGATTGCTGAGCCAGACGATACCGCTGGCGAGAATCAGACTCAGCAGCAGAAGACCGCCAGCGGCAATCTGCCAGTTGCGTTTGCCGAGAACGAGATCGGCGTATCGTTCATCCCATTCGCGACGCGCT
Protein-coding sequences here:
- a CDS encoding conjugal transfer protein TraD, coding for MATNGHSHEQGLRVHHLANLGGLVAIAGLDREPPDFLLGALLSVSHERATLDAAQRARVAAAGRERLEERATSKRAWKSWSRAKELHSVTLSSAQVREIIEALHEHAPENSAQLIASLSALLTESTHEPA
- the traF gene encoding conjugative transfer signal peptidase TraF; amino-acid sequence: MKEWGKGRSFVEQDKASAVQCRRSVVFSNLLTAFPPLQGIWSGQRHSTAKSTLDQVVSRLHFECFWHARRPVLKMLGPVIAMAFMVALGRVLSLRISLTDSAAPAGIYRIVHGVSVDRGELVGACLPPSIAQEGLARGYLSKGDCPGGAEPVAKIIGALPGDILEVLPDCVSVDGKTFADSAVAARDSMGRPLQHVSWGTHQVAPGEVWLFGFNNARSWDARYFGPVPLSGVRGVLQPILAW
- a CDS encoding TrbI/VirB10 family protein, with protein sequence MLVPQGSRLIGVYQYASAYGQQRVEIAWQRLIFPNTSSMNLPQMAGADQGGYAGFTDEGNNHYLRTFSTAALMSLISAGQMVGQMATFGGSGASYGPYGYYQPNQWAMASEMAGSAASGQFGAVGQQMIGQGMNRPPTIEIRPGYQFNVMVTEDLVFPGAYKG
- the trbG gene encoding P-type conjugative transfer protein TrbG → MRRIAIAGTITLALTLGACAAKQPPTPPALNLVTEAEPKPEAPPAPPTAEQVLAAQPPEVRQAIKQHDNSGDWPIYKTPAYTLYPYNQGPPPTVDCEPLRTSDIQLQPGETITDVAIGDSERWMATPASSGDPRDPVPHLAVKPQASGIQTNLTIYTTKHIYHLLLRSRGSHAVQEVEFYYPDELITGMKNADSASKAQHDAAADPPGDDSGNMVKVANVDPAQLNFAYTVGGPNVPWKPIRAFDDGSHVYIQMPPGMNSSEAPALLVNASSGTQMVNYRVKGNYYVVDRLVTDAILVSGVGRDQDRVTISYAGGAR
- a CDS encoding VirB8/TrbF family protein, giving the protein MESNPYLEARREWDERYADLVLGKRNWQIAAGGLLLLSLILASGIVWLSNHSRYIPYVVEVDKLGYALTVPQPLTPVALPDVTARMERYEVAAFIRDARSVTSDAQVEHQMLNALLAHTRGAADRFFDEYYHSDNFSHNPFKIAEKQTVSVQIDSILQLSPRSYQVRWTEQQRDLNGIAIGSASHWEAALETEIVPPSSDDAIVSNPLGFCVTQISWTEQQG